Proteins encoded together in one Caballeronia sp. NK8 window:
- a CDS encoding FAD-binding oxidoreductase, whose protein sequence is MTADVIVVGAGIVGAACAAEFAGRGLTVEVLEARGIGGGATAAGMGHIVVMNDSPAEFALVRASREAWLALGAELRERDAFSRCGTLWIAEDEEELDAARTMRDAFATAGVRAQLLDRAALREAEPAVSHAMQGGLLIDDDAIVYAPAAAQWLLTCSGRIRVSTDCAVRAVDADDTHASVTLANGERRTAAHVVVANGLAAADLIVGVRLEAKKGHLLITDRYPGTLHHQVLELGYIKSAHHARGTSVAFNAQPRPTGQLLIGSSRQFGTVDPAVEIDVLAAMLARATRYLPGIGALNAVRAWTGFRAATADGLPLIGPARHPGDRLWLATGHEGLGVTTSLGTAKLVAAQMLGEPVPFELPDAHAFSPQRFATEHADG, encoded by the coding sequence ATGACGGCGGATGTGATCGTCGTCGGCGCGGGGATCGTCGGTGCGGCGTGCGCGGCGGAATTCGCCGGGCGTGGCCTGACCGTCGAGGTGCTGGAAGCGCGTGGCATCGGCGGCGGTGCGACGGCGGCGGGCATGGGCCACATCGTCGTGATGAACGATTCGCCGGCCGAATTCGCGCTGGTGCGGGCATCGCGTGAAGCGTGGCTCGCGCTCGGCGCCGAACTGCGCGAGCGCGATGCATTTTCGCGCTGCGGCACGCTCTGGATCGCGGAAGACGAAGAGGAACTCGATGCCGCCCGCACGATGCGCGACGCGTTCGCCACGGCAGGCGTGCGCGCGCAACTGCTCGACCGCGCCGCGCTGCGCGAAGCGGAACCGGCGGTGAGCCACGCGATGCAAGGCGGCCTTCTGATCGATGACGACGCTATCGTCTACGCACCCGCCGCCGCGCAATGGCTCCTGACGTGCTCGGGACGCATTCGCGTATCGACTGATTGCGCGGTCCGCGCCGTCGATGCGGACGACACGCACGCGAGCGTCACGCTCGCGAACGGCGAGCGGCGCACGGCGGCGCATGTGGTCGTCGCGAACGGGCTGGCGGCGGCCGATCTGATCGTGGGCGTGCGGCTCGAAGCGAAGAAAGGGCATCTGCTGATCACCGATCGCTATCCGGGCACACTTCATCATCAAGTGCTGGAGCTCGGCTATATCAAGAGCGCGCATCACGCGCGCGGCACGTCGGTGGCGTTCAACGCGCAGCCGCGTCCGACGGGGCAACTGCTGATCGGCTCATCGCGCCAGTTCGGCACCGTCGATCCGGCCGTCGAAATCGACGTGCTCGCGGCGATGCTCGCGCGCGCGACGCGTTATCTGCCGGGCATCGGCGCACTCAACGCCGTGCGCGCGTGGACCGGTTTTCGCGCCGCCACGGCCGATGGCTTGCCGCTGATCGGCCCGGCGCGTCATCCGGGCGATCGTCTGTGGCTCGCGACGGGTCACGAGGGACTCGGCGTGACGACCTCGCTCGGCACCGCGAAGCTCGTCGCCGCGCAGATGCTCGGCGAGCCGGTTCCGTTCGAACTGCCCGATGCTCACGCCTTCTCTCCGCAACGATTCGCCACGGAGCACGCCGATGGCTGA
- a CDS encoding 2Fe-2S iron-sulfur cluster-binding protein: MADLVTVTVDGEPLAVPAFTTVAAAIAIAMRGVGGTRRSVTGEPRAAWCGMGVCQECRVTVDGRAHVLGCQTPCRDGLSIETMR; the protein is encoded by the coding sequence ATGGCTGACCTCGTCACCGTGACCGTCGATGGCGAGCCGCTCGCCGTGCCTGCGTTCACGACCGTCGCGGCAGCGATTGCAATTGCAATGCGCGGCGTCGGCGGCACGCGGCGCTCCGTCACCGGCGAGCCGCGCGCCGCGTGGTGCGGCATGGGCGTGTGCCAGGAATGCCGCGTGACGGTCGATGGCCGCGCGCATGTCCTCGGCTGTCAGACGCCATGCCGCGACGGCCTTTCGATCGAGACGATGCGATGA
- a CDS encoding AraC family transcriptional regulator yields MTNTTPIVHPPASTLSDMLAHFALLAPVFDAMPDIVFFVKDRDARYAMVNRTLARRCGHKDDKSALIGKTAEDVFPRRFGRIYTAQDQAIIAQGHQLIDQLELHLYPGREPGWCMTCKQPLHDTQGHIVGLAGISRDLQAAEGTHPAYSRLAAVVQHIQENYVQPLNMRQLAQMANMSIAQLERYFHKVFHLTPRQVLLKTRLDAATALLVSREKVTDVAALCGYTDHSAFTRQFKATVGLTPSEYRALLQAGTSTASRPDSARDTNV; encoded by the coding sequence ATGACTAACACGACGCCGATCGTCCATCCTCCAGCGTCGACGCTCTCCGACATGCTCGCGCATTTCGCGCTGCTCGCGCCCGTGTTCGACGCGATGCCGGATATCGTGTTCTTCGTCAAGGACCGCGACGCGCGCTACGCGATGGTCAATCGCACGCTCGCGCGCCGCTGCGGCCACAAGGACGACAAGTCTGCGCTCATCGGCAAGACCGCCGAGGACGTGTTTCCGCGCCGCTTCGGGCGCATCTACACGGCGCAGGATCAGGCGATCATCGCGCAGGGGCATCAGCTCATCGATCAGCTCGAACTGCATCTCTATCCGGGACGCGAACCCGGCTGGTGCATGACGTGCAAGCAGCCGCTGCATGACACGCAGGGGCATATCGTCGGGCTGGCGGGCATCTCGCGCGATCTGCAGGCCGCCGAAGGGACGCATCCGGCCTACAGCCGGCTTGCGGCGGTGGTGCAGCACATCCAGGAAAACTACGTGCAGCCGCTCAACATGCGGCAGCTTGCGCAGATGGCGAACATGTCGATCGCGCAACTGGAGCGCTACTTCCACAAGGTCTTTCATCTGACGCCGCGTCAGGTGCTGCTCAAGACGCGGCTCGACGCCGCCACCGCGCTGCTCGTCTCGCGCGAGAAAGTCACCGACGTCGCCGCGCTGTGCGGCTACACCGATCACAGCGCCTTCACGCGCCAGTTCAAGGCGACGGTCGGCCTGACGCCGAGCGAG
- a CDS encoding FAD/NAD(P)-binding oxidoreductase, giving the protein MNAEQVDIAIVGAGPAGLRAARIVAQAGARVALIDDNPRPGGQIWRQGPTLPPAAQLRQWFDETRVHPNLVVMSATKVAAAPAGKRLLLERDGAPLVLAYSKLILATGARERLLPFDGWTLPGVTGAGGLQALVKGGLPVRGERIVVAGSGPLLLAVADTARRHGAHVVAVVEQAPLARVARFVASLALTPGKLAQAVALGTTRYRMDGVVVKAHGSTRVEAVTIRTRGRDETFGADRIACGYGLVPNATLALALGCALDERDGAIRVDEAQRTSQEDVFAAGECTGIGGMELASVEGACAAQSALGIAGDARLVRERDRWRAFARRVAQAFALGDAARAMPSPGTLLCRCEDVSIGDVAAHANWRDAKLQTRCGMGPCQGRVCGEAASVYFGWPRAAARPPFAPVRIDTLIGARDRADTFRP; this is encoded by the coding sequence ATGAACGCCGAACAGGTCGATATCGCGATCGTCGGCGCGGGGCCGGCGGGTCTGCGGGCGGCGCGGATCGTGGCGCAGGCCGGCGCGCGCGTCGCGCTCATCGACGACAATCCGCGCCCCGGCGGTCAGATCTGGCGGCAAGGTCCGACGCTCCCGCCCGCCGCGCAGCTTCGCCAATGGTTCGATGAAACGCGCGTGCATCCGAACCTCGTCGTCATGAGCGCAACGAAGGTCGCCGCCGCGCCTGCTGGCAAACGGCTCCTGCTCGAACGCGATGGTGCGCCGCTCGTGCTCGCATACTCGAAACTCATCCTCGCGACCGGCGCGCGCGAGCGGCTTCTTCCTTTCGATGGCTGGACCTTGCCCGGCGTGACGGGCGCGGGCGGCTTGCAGGCGCTCGTCAAGGGCGGACTGCCGGTACGTGGCGAACGCATCGTCGTGGCGGGCAGCGGGCCGCTGTTGCTTGCCGTCGCGGATACCGCGCGGCGTCACGGCGCGCACGTCGTCGCGGTGGTCGAACAGGCGCCGCTTGCGCGGGTCGCGCGCTTCGTGGCGTCGCTCGCGCTGACGCCGGGCAAGCTGGCGCAGGCTGTGGCGCTCGGCACGACGCGTTATCGCATGGACGGTGTCGTCGTGAAGGCGCATGGAAGCACACGCGTGGAGGCCGTCACGATTCGCACGCGTGGCCGCGATGAAACGTTCGGAGCGGATCGCATCGCGTGCGGCTATGGCCTCGTGCCGAACGCGACGCTGGCGCTCGCGCTCGGCTGCGCGCTGGACGAGCGCGACGGCGCGATCCGCGTCGACGAGGCACAGCGCACGTCGCAGGAAGATGTTTTTGCGGCGGGCGAATGCACGGGCATCGGCGGGATGGAACTGGCGAGCGTCGAAGGCGCGTGCGCGGCGCAGTCGGCGCTCGGCATCGCAGGCGATGCGCGTCTCGTGCGCGAACGCGATCGGTGGCGCGCCTTCGCGCGGCGCGTGGCGCAGGCGTTCGCGCTCGGCGACGCGGCCCGGGCGATGCCATCGCCCGGGACCTTGCTGTGCCGTTGCGAGGACGTGTCGATCGGCGACGTCGCCGCGCATGCGAACTGGCGCGACGCCAAGCTGCAGACGCGTTGCGGCATGGGACCGTGTCAGGGGCGTGTGTGCGGCGAGGCGGCTTCAGTGTATTTCGGATGGCCGCGCGCGGCGGCGCGGCCGCCGTTCGCGCCGGTACGCATCGACACCTTGATCGGCGCGCGCGACCGCGCCGACACGTTCCGTCCATAG
- a CDS encoding 4-hydroxyproline epimerase: MGGMKTIDIIDSHTGGEPTRLVIAGGPDLGNGTLAQRLDAFRTRFDDWRRAIVTEPRGSDVMVGALLCEPDDPAAAAGVIFFNNVGYLGMCGHGTIGLVASLAHAGRIAPGSHRIDTPVGPVDATLNANGSVSVRNVPAYRYRRAVTVEVPGHGPLTGDVAWGGNWFFLVADHGRELTPARIAELTAFTEAIRDALHAQRITGADGAYIDHIELFADSPVAGVDSRNFVLCPGSAYDRSPCGTGTSAKLACLAADGALEAGAVWRQESIIGSVFEGSYALDGDVLVPTITGYAHIMGEGRLVFDERDPFMRGIEAGARA; this comes from the coding sequence CCTCGTGATCGCGGGCGGCCCCGATCTGGGCAATGGCACGCTCGCGCAACGTCTCGACGCGTTCCGCACGCGTTTCGACGATTGGCGCCGCGCGATCGTCACGGAGCCGCGCGGCTCGGACGTGATGGTCGGCGCGCTGCTGTGCGAGCCCGACGATCCAGCCGCCGCGGCCGGCGTCATCTTCTTCAACAACGTCGGCTATCTCGGCATGTGCGGGCACGGCACGATCGGACTCGTCGCGTCGCTCGCGCATGCGGGCAGGATCGCGCCGGGAAGCCATCGCATCGATACGCCAGTCGGCCCCGTCGATGCCACGCTCAACGCGAACGGCAGCGTCAGCGTGCGCAACGTGCCGGCGTATCGGTACCGGCGCGCGGTGACGGTCGAGGTGCCCGGACACGGCCCGCTCACCGGCGATGTCGCGTGGGGCGGCAACTGGTTCTTTCTCGTCGCGGATCACGGACGTGAACTGACGCCCGCGCGCATCGCCGAACTGACGGCGTTCACCGAGGCGATCCGCGATGCCCTGCACGCACAGCGCATCACCGGCGCGGACGGCGCATACATCGACCATATCGAGCTGTTCGCCGATTCGCCCGTCGCGGGTGTCGACAGCCGCAATTTCGTGTTGTGCCCGGGCAGCGCATACGATCGCTCGCCGTGCGGCACCGGCACCAGCGCCAAGCTCGCGTGTCTCGCGGCGGACGGCGCGCTCGAAGCGGGCGCGGTATGGCGTCAGGAAAGCATCATCGGTAGCGTGTTCGAGGGCAGCTACGCGCTCGACGGCGACGTGCTCGTGCCGACTATCACGGGCTACGCGCACATCATGGGCGAAGGCCGGCTCGTGTTCGACGAACGCGATCCGTTCATGCGAGGCATCGAAGCCGGCGCGCGCGCATGA